The Hymenobacter baengnokdamensis genome includes a region encoding these proteins:
- a CDS encoding valine--tRNA ligase, producing MSLAKTYSPADVEAKWYQRWQEQGFFQAKPNPRKQPYTVVIPPPNVTGVLHMGHMLNNTIQDVLVRRARMQGKEACWVPGTDHASIATEAKVVAMLKEQGINKKDLSREDFLTHAWAWKEKYGGIILEQLKQLGASCDWSRTRFTMEPKLTEAVLRVFVDLYRKGLIYRGVRMVNWDPLGGTAISDEEVIAKDTQAKMYHLRYEVVGQPGRFLTVATSRPETIMADVAVAVNPTDPRYQDLAGQRVRIPLLGREIPVIQDEYVTVDFGTGALKVTPAHDLNDYELGLKHNLPVIDILNDNGTLNEKAELYVGQDRFAARRNIVKDLQEAGLLDKVEEYASIVQTSERTGAVIEPKLSLQWFLKMEHLAKPALEVVENDTIKLHPPKFKNMYRVWMENVRDWCISRQLWWGQRIPAWYLPDGSFVVAQHETEAVELAREQSGNNGLQASDLRQDEDVLDTWFSSWLWPISVFDGFDDPDNADINYFYPTNDLVTAPEILFFWVARMIMAGLEYRKEVPFKNVYLTGIVRDAQGRKMSKQLGNSPDPLDLIRDFGADAVRTGMLFSSPAGNDLFYDQKLIDQGRNFNNKLWNAFRLVKGWEVDNSLPFANAQAVSWFEARLAEAVAVLDEHFDKFRMSDALLTVYKLVWDDFCALYLEMVKPAYQHPIDAETLRVTVGFLETLLKLLHPFMPFITEELWHELAERGPKDYVTVAHWPKVTAPADSANTLAEMDKALAIVAGVRNVRNQKNLGPVKPLTLAVKTDDQAAVLAYAPLVRKLANLSDLSFAQEAPAGAVSFVLGGSEFFIPLDSQVDAAAERARVEKELGYAIGFRDSVNKKLGNEKFVANAKPDVLERERQKLADAEAKIAALEQALKAL from the coding sequence ATGTCCCTCGCCAAAACTTATTCGCCCGCCGACGTTGAAGCCAAATGGTACCAGCGCTGGCAGGAGCAGGGCTTTTTCCAAGCCAAACCCAACCCCCGCAAGCAGCCCTACACTGTGGTTATTCCGCCGCCCAACGTGACGGGCGTGCTGCATATGGGCCACATGCTCAACAATACCATCCAGGACGTGCTGGTGCGCCGCGCCCGGATGCAGGGCAAGGAAGCCTGCTGGGTGCCCGGCACCGACCACGCCAGCATCGCCACCGAGGCCAAGGTAGTGGCTATGCTCAAGGAGCAGGGTATCAATAAGAAAGACCTGAGCCGCGAAGATTTTCTGACCCACGCCTGGGCCTGGAAGGAGAAGTACGGCGGCATCATCCTGGAGCAATTGAAGCAGCTCGGCGCCTCCTGCGACTGGAGCCGCACGCGCTTCACGATGGAGCCCAAGCTGACCGAGGCCGTGCTGCGCGTGTTCGTAGACTTATATAGGAAAGGCCTAATATACCGGGGCGTGCGCATGGTGAACTGGGACCCGCTGGGCGGCACCGCCATCTCCGACGAGGAAGTAATTGCTAAGGACACCCAGGCCAAGATGTACCACCTCAGGTACGAAGTGGTGGGCCAGCCCGGCCGCTTCCTCACGGTGGCTACCTCGCGCCCCGAAACCATCATGGCCGACGTGGCCGTGGCCGTGAACCCCACCGACCCGCGCTACCAGGACCTGGCCGGGCAGCGCGTGCGCATCCCGCTGCTGGGCCGCGAAATTCCGGTTATCCAGGATGAGTACGTGACGGTAGACTTCGGTACGGGTGCGTTGAAAGTGACGCCCGCCCACGACCTGAACGACTACGAGCTGGGTTTGAAGCACAACCTGCCGGTTATTGATATTCTGAATGATAACGGCACGCTGAACGAGAAAGCGGAGCTGTACGTGGGCCAGGACCGGTTTGCGGCCCGCCGCAACATCGTGAAGGATTTGCAGGAAGCCGGTCTGCTCGATAAAGTTGAGGAGTACGCCAGCATCGTGCAGACCTCGGAGCGCACCGGGGCCGTGATTGAGCCCAAGCTGAGCTTGCAGTGGTTTCTGAAAATGGAGCACCTGGCCAAGCCCGCGCTCGAAGTGGTGGAAAACGACACCATCAAGCTGCACCCGCCCAAGTTCAAGAACATGTACCGGGTGTGGATGGAGAACGTGCGCGACTGGTGCATCTCGCGCCAGCTGTGGTGGGGCCAGCGCATTCCGGCCTGGTACCTGCCCGATGGCTCGTTTGTAGTGGCCCAGCATGAAACCGAAGCCGTAGAGCTCGCCCGCGAGCAAAGCGGCAACAACGGGCTGCAAGCCAGCGACCTGCGCCAGGATGAGGACGTGCTCGATACCTGGTTTTCGTCGTGGCTGTGGCCGATTTCGGTATTCGATGGCTTCGATGACCCCGACAACGCCGACATCAACTACTTCTACCCGACCAACGACCTCGTAACGGCCCCCGAAATCCTGTTTTTCTGGGTGGCGCGCATGATAATGGCCGGCCTGGAATACCGCAAGGAAGTGCCGTTTAAAAACGTGTACCTCACGGGTATTGTGCGCGATGCGCAGGGCCGCAAGATGAGCAAGCAGCTCGGCAACTCGCCCGACCCGCTCGACCTCATCCGTGACTTCGGCGCCGACGCGGTACGGACCGGGATGCTGTTTTCGTCGCCCGCCGGCAACGACTTGTTTTACGACCAGAAGCTGATTGACCAGGGGCGCAACTTCAACAACAAGCTTTGGAACGCCTTTCGCCTCGTGAAAGGCTGGGAAGTGGATAACAGCTTGCCCTTCGCCAATGCGCAGGCGGTGAGTTGGTTTGAGGCCCGACTGGCCGAAGCCGTAGCGGTGCTCGATGAGCATTTCGACAAGTTTCGGATGAGCGATGCCTTGCTGACCGTGTATAAACTGGTCTGGGATGACTTCTGCGCACTCTACCTCGAAATGGTGAAGCCGGCCTACCAGCACCCGATTGATGCCGAAACGCTGCGCGTCACCGTGGGCTTCCTCGAAACGCTGCTCAAGCTGCTGCACCCGTTCATGCCCTTCATCACCGAAGAGCTGTGGCACGAGCTGGCCGAGCGCGGCCCTAAAGACTACGTAACCGTGGCCCACTGGCCCAAAGTGACCGCCCCCGCCGACAGCGCCAACACGCTGGCTGAGATGGACAAGGCGCTGGCCATTGTGGCCGGCGTGCGCAACGTGCGCAACCAGAAAAACCTTGGTCCGGTGAAGCCATTAACACTGGCGGTGAAAACCGACGACCAGGCCGCCGTGCTAGCCTATGCGCCGCTGGTGCGCAAGCTGGCCAACCTCAGCGACTTATCGTTTGCCCAGGAAGCGCCGGCCGGTGCGGTCAGCTTCGTGCTCGGCGGCAGCGAGTTCTTTATTCCGCTCGATAGCCAGGTGGATGCCGCCGCCGAGCGCGCCCGCGTGGAGAAAGAGCTGGGCTACGCCATCGGCTTCCGCGACTCGGTAAACAAAAAGCTTGGCAATGAGAAGTTTGTGGCCAATGCCAAGCCCGACGTGCTGGAGCGTGAGCGCCAGAAGCTGGCCGACGCCGAGGCCAAAATCGCGGCGCTGGAGCAAGCCTTGAAAGCGCTGTGA
- a CDS encoding S9 family peptidase — MTNPPIATVKAKELVSPNGTRTDNYYWLNERENPQVLDYLKKENAYTEQQMAGVKPLEEKLFNEMKGRIKEQDASVPYRDHGYYYYTRYETGGEYPLYCRKEGSPQGPEEVMLNGNEMGQGKSYFAIGGYAVSDDNQTLAYGVDSVSRRLYTLRFKNLKTGKLYPEKIANTAGSAVWAADNKTVFYAKKDVTTLLPFQVYRHTLGTDPGHDVLVYEEKDNTFGVGIERSKSRHYIGITLHSSLSSEYRYLEANKPAGEFKVFLKREPDHLYEVQDANGQFYILTNWEAPNFRVMAAPLTNTGKGQWEDVVPEREDVFIEQMELFKDHLVLNERAEGLREMRVINFSDEVGHTIPFRELAYTTYIGANPEFDTPTLRLTYTSFTTPATTYDYNMATHKLTLLKEQPVLGGFNKEDYVTERYFVTARDGKTIPMTVVYKKGFKKDGTGPLLQYAYGSYGISMDPTFSSARLSLLNRGFAYALCNIRGGQELGRKWFEDGRMLHKKNSFTDFIDCSLFLVKDKFTSPAKLFAEGGSAGGLLMGAIVNMRPDLYKGVIAEVPFVDVVTTMSDASIPLTTGEYDQWGNPADKKYYDYMLSYSPYDNVKPQKYPNMLVLTGLHDSQVQYFEPAKWVAKLRATKTDNNLLLLHTDMDAGHGGASGRFKALHDVARQYAFLFMLLGQKSVM; from the coding sequence ATGACTAATCCACCCATTGCCACGGTTAAAGCCAAGGAGCTGGTGTCGCCCAACGGCACCCGCACCGACAACTACTACTGGCTCAACGAGCGCGAAAATCCCCAGGTACTCGACTACCTGAAAAAGGAGAACGCCTACACCGAGCAGCAAATGGCCGGCGTTAAGCCCTTGGAAGAAAAGCTTTTCAATGAGATGAAAGGCCGCATTAAGGAGCAGGATGCTTCGGTGCCTTACCGCGACCACGGCTACTATTACTACACCCGCTACGAAACCGGCGGCGAGTACCCGCTTTATTGCCGCAAGGAGGGCTCGCCGCAGGGGCCCGAAGAAGTGATGCTCAACGGCAACGAGATGGGCCAGGGCAAGTCGTACTTCGCCATCGGCGGCTACGCCGTGAGCGACGATAACCAGACGCTGGCCTACGGTGTCGACAGTGTAAGCCGCCGGCTTTATACGCTGCGCTTCAAAAACTTGAAAACCGGCAAGCTCTATCCCGAGAAAATTGCTAATACGGCCGGCTCGGCCGTGTGGGCCGCCGACAACAAGACGGTTTTTTACGCCAAAAAGGACGTAACTACGCTGCTGCCTTTTCAGGTATATCGCCACACGCTGGGCACCGACCCTGGCCACGACGTGCTGGTGTATGAGGAGAAGGATAACACCTTTGGCGTGGGCATCGAGCGCAGCAAGTCGCGCCACTACATCGGCATTACGCTGCACAGCTCGCTCTCGTCGGAGTATCGCTATCTGGAGGCCAATAAGCCGGCCGGCGAGTTTAAGGTATTTCTGAAGCGCGAGCCCGACCACCTCTACGAAGTGCAGGATGCCAACGGTCAGTTCTACATCCTCACCAACTGGGAGGCTCCCAACTTCCGGGTAATGGCCGCGCCGCTTACCAACACCGGCAAGGGCCAGTGGGAAGACGTGGTGCCGGAGCGCGAGGACGTTTTCATCGAGCAGATGGAGCTATTTAAAGACCACTTGGTACTCAACGAGCGGGCCGAAGGACTGCGCGAGATGCGCGTCATCAACTTCTCGGATGAGGTGGGCCACACTATTCCATTTCGTGAGCTGGCGTACACTACCTACATCGGGGCCAACCCGGAGTTTGATACCCCGACGCTGCGCCTGACCTATACCTCGTTTACCACGCCGGCCACTACCTACGACTACAACATGGCTACGCACAAGCTCACGCTGCTCAAGGAGCAGCCGGTGCTGGGCGGCTTCAACAAGGAGGACTACGTGACGGAGCGCTACTTCGTGACGGCCCGCGACGGCAAAACGATTCCGATGACGGTGGTGTACAAAAAAGGCTTCAAAAAGGATGGTACCGGCCCGTTGCTGCAATACGCCTACGGCTCGTACGGCATTTCCATGGACCCAACCTTCTCCTCGGCGCGGCTGAGTTTGCTCAACCGCGGCTTTGCCTACGCGCTGTGCAATATCCGGGGTGGGCAGGAGCTGGGCCGCAAGTGGTTTGAAGATGGCCGCATGCTGCACAAGAAAAACTCGTTTACCGACTTTATCGACTGCTCGCTGTTTCTTGTCAAGGACAAATTCACGTCGCCCGCCAAGCTGTTTGCCGAGGGCGGCAGCGCCGGCGGCCTGCTGATGGGCGCAATAGTGAATATGCGCCCTGACCTATATAAAGGCGTTATCGCCGAAGTGCCGTTTGTGGATGTTGTTACGACTATGTCGGACGCCAGCATTCCGCTCACCACCGGCGAGTACGACCAGTGGGGTAACCCGGCCGATAAAAAGTACTACGACTACATGCTCTCGTACTCGCCCTACGACAACGTGAAGCCCCAGAAATATCCCAATATGCTGGTGCTTACGGGCCTGCACGACTCGCAGGTGCAGTATTTCGAGCCCGCTAAATGGGTAGCCAAGCTGCGGGCCACCAAAACCGATAACAACCTGCTACTACTGCATACCGACATGGATGCCGGCCACGGCGGGGCATCGGGCCGCTTTAAGGCGTTGCACGACGTAGCCCGGCAGTACGCCTTCCTCTTTATGCTGCTGGGGCAAAAATCGGTGATGTAA
- a CDS encoding dihydrolipoamide acetyltransferase family protein → MARVEMTMPKMGESIMEGTVLKWLKQVGDTIEQDESVLEVATDKVDTEVPALYAGTLAEILVQEGQVVAVGAPIAIVETDAASAPAQNTDDLEEASANPPVIAPDRVPALPTPPAGDESVPYLPGPGTPVAAPEPAGAQHPVQEGRFYSPLVLSIAREEGVSMADLERLPGTGQEGRVTKKDILDYVANGKQPLVPAAPAPAAPAAQPAPAVPKAAPQPAPAPAAPKPQAASATAKPAPSVSGSQELVEMDRMRKMIAQRMVDSKRISPHVTSFVEADVTELVNWRNKHKDAYKKREGENLTFTPIFIQAVARAIQDYPNINVSVDGDYIIKKRDINIGVAVALPSGNLIVPVIHNADQLNLNGLSKKVNDLANRARQNKLKPEDLEGGTYTLSNVGSFGNVMGTPIIMQPQVAIMAVGAIKKKPAVIETPQGDLIGIRHFMFLSHSYDHRVVDGSLGGMFVRKVADYLEQFDPNTAV, encoded by the coding sequence ATGGCCCGAGTGGAAATGACGATGCCCAAGATGGGCGAATCCATCATGGAAGGCACCGTGCTGAAATGGCTCAAGCAAGTTGGCGATACCATTGAGCAAGACGAGTCGGTACTGGAAGTAGCCACCGACAAGGTCGATACCGAAGTGCCCGCCCTGTACGCCGGCACGCTGGCCGAAATCCTGGTGCAGGAAGGCCAGGTAGTAGCCGTGGGCGCGCCCATTGCCATTGTCGAGACGGATGCAGCCTCGGCCCCTGCCCAAAACACCGACGACCTGGAAGAAGCCAGCGCCAATCCGCCCGTAATCGCGCCCGACCGCGTACCCGCGCTGCCCACCCCGCCGGCCGGCGACGAAAGCGTCCCCTACCTGCCGGGCCCTGGCACGCCCGTAGCGGCTCCCGAGCCCGCCGGCGCCCAGCATCCGGTGCAGGAAGGCCGCTTTTACTCGCCGCTGGTGCTCAGCATTGCCCGCGAGGAAGGCGTGAGCATGGCCGACCTCGAGCGCCTGCCCGGCACCGGCCAGGAAGGCCGCGTAACTAAAAAAGATATTCTCGACTACGTAGCCAACGGCAAGCAGCCGCTGGTACCGGCGGCTCCGGCGCCCGCCGCGCCGGCGGCCCAGCCTGCCCCGGCTGTGCCCAAGGCAGCGCCGCAACCCGCTCCGGCTCCCGCTGCTCCCAAGCCGCAGGCCGCCAGCGCTACGGCCAAGCCCGCGCCGTCGGTATCGGGCAGCCAGGAGCTGGTGGAGATGGACCGCATGCGCAAGATGATTGCGCAGCGAATGGTCGATTCCAAGCGTATTTCGCCGCACGTTACGAGCTTCGTGGAGGCCGATGTAACCGAGCTGGTGAACTGGCGCAACAAGCACAAGGATGCTTATAAGAAGCGCGAAGGCGAAAACCTCACCTTTACGCCCATCTTCATTCAGGCGGTGGCGCGCGCCATTCAGGACTACCCCAACATCAATGTGTCGGTAGATGGCGATTATATAATCAAAAAACGCGATATTAACATCGGGGTGGCGGTCGCGCTGCCGTCGGGCAACCTCATCGTGCCGGTCATTCATAATGCCGACCAGCTTAACCTTAACGGACTGAGCAAGAAGGTGAACGACCTCGCCAACCGCGCCCGCCAGAATAAGCTCAAGCCCGAGGACCTCGAAGGCGGCACGTACACGCTCAGCAATGTGGGCTCGTTTGGCAACGTAATGGGCACGCCCATTATCATGCAGCCGCAGGTGGCCATCATGGCCGTGGGGGCCATCAAGAAAAAGCCCGCCGTTATCGAAACGCCCCAGGGCGACCTAATCGGTATCCGGCACTTTATGTTCCTGAGCCACAGTTACGACCACCGCGTGGTCGATGGCTCGCTCGGGGGCATGTTTGTGCGCAAGGTGGCCGACTACCTCGAGCAGTTTGACCCCAATACGGCAGTATAG
- a CDS encoding porin family protein, which translates to MSKLLSLTAGAALVVLATAPTAHAQTIRFGLKAGGSLSNLSGNLTNQSQYNNRLGFQAGAMLNFGLANDMFSIQPEVLYSQKGFKYADQQYTTALGTYHNTGSVRYDYLDVPVLVRLKVGSVFFEAGPQYSYLMNISTDRTQTFNGSVVGTAGSGTTDLSNVNRNEIGYVGGLGFQSTQGFLLGLRYNGAFTDFAKDGYSNNDFKNARNSVFQAYIGFLLGGK; encoded by the coding sequence ATGTCCAAACTCCTTTCTTTGACGGCGGGGGCAGCGCTAGTAGTGCTTGCGACAGCCCCGACAGCTCACGCCCAAACTATTAGATTCGGCCTTAAGGCTGGCGGTAGTCTTTCCAATCTATCCGGCAATCTTACCAACCAGAGCCAGTACAACAACCGCCTGGGGTTCCAGGCCGGCGCCATGCTCAACTTTGGGCTCGCCAACGACATGTTCTCGATTCAGCCCGAAGTGCTGTATTCCCAGAAAGGATTTAAGTACGCTGACCAGCAATATACTACGGCGCTTGGCACCTATCACAACACGGGGAGCGTGCGCTACGACTACCTCGACGTACCGGTGCTCGTGCGGCTCAAAGTCGGCAGTGTCTTCTTTGAAGCCGGGCCTCAGTACAGCTACCTGATGAACATCTCGACCGACCGCACCCAAACCTTTAATGGCAGCGTAGTCGGGACCGCCGGCTCGGGAACTACCGACCTGAGTAACGTCAACCGCAACGAAATCGGCTACGTAGGCGGCCTGGGCTTCCAATCGACGCAGGGCTTTTTATTGGGCCTGCGCTACAATGGCGCGTTTACGGACTTTGCCAAAGATGGCTACAGCAACAATGATTTCAAAAATGCCCGCAACTCCGTGTTTCAGGCCTACATCGGCTTTCTACTGGGCGGCAAGTAA
- a CDS encoding ABC transporter ATP-binding protein produces MSLWQIIQRLLPFVRPHRRLVVSTLLLTLVGSLAAQVNPFVLRYTVDTVQSLLNKGLGLAQGWQMLIWVSALLLGKELLNTAITFGQKYYGEKIRISVSGALAEAAVTKILGYELGFFTEAGNQTGKLQTRIDRGVESLMKLVQNFFIDILPLFANAIVALVVMFLANKWVGLVATSILPVYFWLSYRQADRLNGTRRNLRALREEKNHGLISIIDSIVVIKSFVREAYEGDKQLAVQDKLEAAQLTTRKTNFRYDGLKSFFEQIGVVAIIVLTAYLVLAGQMSIGAIMFHVLLFNNVSAPIRQLHRIYDEMNEALTYAEGFFAILDADDQTERPGPLRPAHLYGRFELRHVNFTYPSGTAALHDVSLTIEAGKTTALVGLSGAGKSTIINLLCEFYRPDNGGVFLDGQPLSEYDTPALRQQIGLVLQKNHIFKGTIEENIRYGNFDATQPEIEAAARQAYLHDQILDLPKGYLSDAQQLSGGQQQRIAIARLFLKNPPIIFLDEPTASLDAIATEQIKNSLDAIKQGRTVVIISHSLAQIVDSDCIYVMKKGEMVESGTHLELYEKRGTYREIFDASARSLNIEKLAKTMADDGDEVLDTAL; encoded by the coding sequence ATGAGCCTTTGGCAAATCATTCAACGCCTGCTGCCCTTCGTGCGGCCTCATCGCCGCCTGGTCGTCAGCACGCTGCTGCTTACGCTGGTGGGCTCGCTGGCCGCTCAGGTCAACCCGTTTGTGCTGCGCTACACCGTCGATACGGTGCAGAGCCTGCTCAATAAAGGCCTGGGGCTAGCCCAGGGCTGGCAGATGCTTATCTGGGTGAGCGCCCTCTTGCTCGGCAAAGAGCTGCTGAACACGGCCATCACTTTCGGCCAGAAATACTACGGCGAAAAAATCCGCATCAGCGTGTCGGGCGCGCTGGCTGAAGCTGCTGTCACCAAGATTCTGGGCTACGAGCTGGGCTTTTTCACCGAAGCCGGCAACCAAACCGGCAAGCTCCAGACCCGCATCGATAGAGGGGTAGAAAGCCTGATGAAGCTGGTGCAGAACTTCTTCATCGACATTCTGCCGCTTTTTGCCAACGCCATCGTGGCGCTGGTGGTCATGTTTCTGGCCAATAAATGGGTGGGCCTGGTGGCCACGTCCATCCTGCCCGTGTACTTCTGGCTGAGCTACCGGCAGGCCGACCGCCTCAACGGCACCCGCCGCAACCTGCGCGCCCTGCGCGAGGAGAAAAACCACGGCCTCATCAGCATCATCGACAGCATCGTGGTGATAAAGAGCTTCGTGCGCGAGGCCTACGAGGGCGACAAGCAGCTAGCCGTGCAGGACAAGCTGGAAGCCGCCCAGCTCACCACGCGCAAAACCAACTTTCGCTACGACGGCCTCAAGTCGTTTTTCGAGCAGATTGGCGTGGTGGCCATCATCGTGCTTACCGCCTACTTGGTGCTGGCTGGCCAGATGAGCATAGGCGCCATCATGTTTCACGTCTTGCTCTTCAATAACGTGTCGGCGCCCATCCGGCAGCTGCACCGTATCTACGACGAGATGAACGAGGCCCTGACCTACGCCGAAGGCTTCTTCGCCATCCTCGACGCCGATGACCAGACCGAGCGCCCCGGTCCGCTGCGCCCCGCGCACCTCTACGGCCGCTTCGAGCTGCGCCACGTCAACTTTACCTACCCCAGCGGCACGGCCGCGCTGCACGACGTGAGCCTGACCATCGAGGCCGGCAAAACCACCGCGCTCGTGGGCCTCAGCGGCGCCGGCAAAAGCACGATTATCAACCTGCTCTGCGAGTTTTACCGCCCCGACAACGGCGGCGTATTCCTCGATGGCCAGCCGCTCAGCGAATACGACACGCCCGCCCTGCGCCAGCAAATTGGCCTGGTGCTCCAGAAAAACCACATTTTCAAAGGCACTATCGAGGAGAATATCCGCTACGGCAACTTCGACGCCACCCAGCCCGAGATAGAAGCCGCCGCCCGCCAGGCCTACCTCCACGACCAGATACTCGACCTGCCCAAAGGTTACCTCAGCGACGCGCAGCAGCTCTCGGGCGGCCAGCAGCAGCGCATCGCCATCGCCCGGCTGTTTCTCAAAAACCCGCCCATCATCTTCCTCGACGAGCCCACCGCCAGCCTCGACGCCATCGCCACCGAGCAAATCAAAAACAGCCTCGACGCCATCAAGCAGGGCCGCACCGTGGTCATCATCTCCCACAGCCTCGCCCAGATTGTGGATTCCGACTGCATCTACGTGATGAAAAAAGGCGAGATGGTGGAAAGCGGCACCCACCTGGAATTGTACGAAAAGCGCGGCACCTACCGCGAAATTTTTGATGCTTCGGCCCGTAGTCTTAACATCGAGAAGCTAGCCAAGACAATGGCCGATGATGGCGATGAGGTGCTGGATACGGCGTTGTAA
- a CDS encoding PIN domain-containing protein gives MSQFQKTIQLRQQYKVKLPDAIIAATALVHGLPILTRNTRDFKAFTDLVVLNPVS, from the coding sequence ATGAGCCAGTTTCAAAAGACCATTCAGCTACGCCAGCAATACAAAGTCAAGCTGCCTGATGCCATTATTGCGGCTACGGCTTTGGTTCACGGCCTGCCAATTCTCACGCGCAACACCCGCGATTTTAAAGCTTTCACTGATTTGGTCGTGCTCAATCCAGTAAGTTAA
- a CDS encoding enoyl-CoA hydratase/isomerase family protein has protein sequence MSNLNAGHVTATTDAAGIATVTFFHPAHNSLPSAILAQLARTITEVGQAEATKVIILQSEGERTFCAGASFDELRAVADAAQGLAFFSGFAHVINACRTSPKLIIGRVQGKAVGGGVGLAAATDYCLATTHAAVKLSELAVGIGPFVVGPAVERKIGTSAFGQLAIDATQFRPAEWAASHGLYAEVLPDLTSLDAAVQALARRLAASSPDAMRELKQVLWAGTEHWDTLLVERAAISGRLVLSEFTRAAIG, from the coding sequence ATGAGCAACCTCAACGCCGGCCACGTCACGGCCACCACCGATGCCGCCGGCATCGCCACCGTCACGTTCTTCCACCCTGCTCACAACTCGCTGCCCAGCGCCATCCTGGCACAGCTAGCCCGCACCATCACCGAAGTTGGCCAGGCTGAAGCCACCAAAGTAATTATCCTGCAAAGCGAGGGCGAGCGCACGTTCTGCGCAGGGGCCAGCTTCGACGAGCTGCGCGCCGTGGCCGATGCGGCGCAGGGGCTAGCGTTTTTTTCCGGCTTCGCGCACGTTATCAATGCCTGCCGCACCAGCCCCAAGCTCATTATCGGGCGGGTGCAGGGTAAGGCCGTGGGCGGCGGCGTGGGCCTGGCGGCGGCTACCGACTACTGCCTGGCTACTACCCACGCGGCCGTGAAGCTCAGCGAGCTGGCTGTGGGCATCGGCCCCTTCGTGGTCGGCCCGGCCGTGGAGCGCAAAATCGGCACCTCCGCCTTCGGCCAGCTGGCCATCGATGCCACGCAGTTTCGCCCAGCCGAGTGGGCCGCCAGCCACGGCCTCTACGCCGAAGTGCTGCCCGACCTGACTAGCCTCGACGCGGCCGTGCAGGCCCTGGCCCGGCGCCTGGCCGCCTCCTCACCCGACGCCATGCGCGAGTTAAAGCAAGTCCTTTGGGCCGGCACCGAGCACTGGGATACGCTGCTCGTGGAGCGCGCCGCCATCAGCGGCCGGCTGGTGCTGAGCGAGTTTACGCGGGCGGCCATTGGGTAA